CGATGGTGCGTTGCCAGTCACGGCGGGCGACCTTGTGTTTCTGCGACCAGATCGAACCCATCATTTGGAAAATCTCGGCAATGAGGTTCTGAGCGCCCTGTCCATCTCCTGGAAGGACACGCGATGACGGATCAGATTTATGACCTCGCGATCGTTGGCGCAGGCGTCATGGGCCTTAGTGCGGCCTTCATCGCAGCGAGCAACCATCCGCGGGACAAGATCGCCATCTTCGAACGAGATATCGTTGGGGCAGGCGCCAGTCGGTTTGCGCCCGGAATCCAGATCAACATCTGTCGTAACGAGAGGGAAAGACAACTCATCAATCCTAGTTCGACATTCTGGCGAAGGATCTATCCCCATGGGCTTTGGCCGGTCGGCCGCGACTGCGATGTGTTTTGGCTGACACGTCATCCCAAAGATCTCGCGCGGGCGACTAGCGTGGGCGGCACGACCCCATCAACCGCTTCCGCGCTGACAGAGCGGCTTGCGTCACTGCCGCATTTCTTAATTCCCAGCGATACGGCCGTGGAACTGGATCGGGGGTCTTACAGTCCGGTAGCTCCCATTGTTCAGGATATGGTCCAAAGGCTCAAGGCCCTTGGGATTTCCATATGCGAACGGACGTCTGTTGAAAGGATCCGGCGGGGGCCAAGCAATATTCTTCTGCAGACTTCGGATGCTAGAGAACATTTGACGAGACGGGCCCTCCTTGCAATTGGCCCATGGCTACCAGATTCCCCATTGGTAGCGCATCTCACAGATAGACCGCGATTGCGGGTCAAGAAGGTCGTCTCGCTTCATCTCGCAGCGCGCCCTACCCCCAACTGTCCAATGATCGGCTTGTTCGATGACTACGCCTTTCTCATTCCCATGATCGAGGAAGGGTATTGGCTATTCAGCTTTACCTCGCAGGAATGGGATGTGAGGGCGGACACCGATGAGCTGCATGTCAGTTCGGATGATCTAGCGCGCGCAACCGCGATATTGGCAAAGTGGTTCTCGTGCGACGTGCCGGCGGTGGCGTCGGTGCGTGTGTTCTGCGATTGCTATTCCGACGATGGCGTCCCGTTCTCCCTCCCAGCTAAAACTATCGCTGGTCTGCACGTTATTGGGGGTGGTGCAGGCAATGGGTTTCGTTTTGGACCTGCGTGTGCGGAAGAGGCAATAAGGTCCCTGTATTCGCCGGATCGCAGTGTCGTCACAACGACATGAGGTGAAAGGCTATGCCTGATACGATCAATATCGGCGCCAACCTCTCCCATAATCTTGTAGACACAGTCTATGGCGACACCTCGAGATCGACCATGATTGTCGATCTAAGCGCCATTCAATCCAATTATCGGACACTTCAGGCGCTTGCGCCGCGCAGCAGTTGCGGCGCTGTCGTCAAGGCAGACGCCTACGGTCTTGGCGCGGCACGTATAGCGCCATTTCTTGCTCGCCTTGGCTGTACGCAATTCTTCGTAACCGATGTTGACGAAGGCATTGCCATGCGCGGAGTGCTACCATCGTCTGCCACAATCTACGTGCTTCACGGCGCTATGCCCGGCATGGAAAAGGCTGCCGAGCACCACAACTTGATGCCAATCTTGAACAGCAGGGAACAGTTGGATGGATGGCTACGGCATTGCCGACGTCGCAATCAAGCGTTGCCAGCCGGTATTCATGTTGATACTGGCCTTTCTCGACTAGGTTTTCCCATAGATGAGTTGCAGACACTCGCCGAGAAAGAAACGGGGTTGTCCGAACTAACCACAGCGCTATTCATGAGTCAGCTTGCTTGCGCAGAGTGGAAAAACGAGGTCAGTCGTCAACAATTACGTCGTTTTCGCACACTGACCCATTTGTTTCCGAAAGCTATTCTTTCTCTCTCGAACTCGGCCGGACTATTCGCCGGACGCCAATTTCATTTCGACCTCATAAGACTCGGGGGAGGAATTTTCGGCTTTTCCACATCCGATCACCCCTGCTTCAAGCCGTCGCAAGTCGTCAGTCTGCGAACGCAGATCATTCAATGCCGTGAACTGACGCATGGGGAAGCTATCGGGTACCACATGTCGTACAAGGTGAAGACGCGGATGCGTGTCGCTACCGCATCTTTTGGTTATGCCGATGGATTTCCACGTATTCTGGGCAATCGGGGCTATGTCTTCATACGTGGTACTCGTGTGGCAATCGTCGGATTCGTGTCCATGGACCTTATGACCATCGACGTAACGGAGCTGCCCACAAGCTGGACTCTGCCCGGCACCTTGGTGGATCTGATCTGCCCAGAGCAAACCGTAGAGGATTTGGCTTCAGCCGCGAATATGCTGAGCGATGAACTGACCACCGGGATCGGGCCTAGGTGCCGCAGGCATTATGTTCAGTGTTGACGAGATGACCGATGACCTCCTCCTCCCCTCAATCCAAGCAATTCAATCGATCAGTCTATTTGGCCGATGAGGGCATGCGCCTCATGCGTCCGGACTACTTCACGCCTGAAGTACGCTATTTCCATGAGCGGGAAAGATTCTTCCTTCACGATCTC
This genomic stretch from Bradyrhizobium sp. CCGB12 harbors:
- a CDS encoding FAD-binding oxidoreductase; the protein is MTDQIYDLAIVGAGVMGLSAAFIAASNHPRDKIAIFERDIVGAGASRFAPGIQINICRNERERQLINPSSTFWRRIYPHGLWPVGRDCDVFWLTRHPKDLARATSVGGTTPSTASALTERLASLPHFLIPSDTAVELDRGSYSPVAPIVQDMVQRLKALGISICERTSVERIRRGPSNILLQTSDAREHLTRRALLAIGPWLPDSPLVAHLTDRPRLRVKKVVSLHLAARPTPNCPMIGLFDDYAFLIPMIEEGYWLFSFTSQEWDVRADTDELHVSSDDLARATAILAKWFSCDVPAVASVRVFCDCYSDDGVPFSLPAKTIAGLHVIGGGAGNGFRFGPACAEEAIRSLYSPDRSVVTTT
- the alr gene encoding alanine racemase translates to MPDTINIGANLSHNLVDTVYGDTSRSTMIVDLSAIQSNYRTLQALAPRSSCGAVVKADAYGLGAARIAPFLARLGCTQFFVTDVDEGIAMRGVLPSSATIYVLHGAMPGMEKAAEHHNLMPILNSREQLDGWLRHCRRRNQALPAGIHVDTGLSRLGFPIDELQTLAEKETGLSELTTALFMSQLACAEWKNEVSRQQLRRFRTLTHLFPKAILSLSNSAGLFAGRQFHFDLIRLGGGIFGFSTSDHPCFKPSQVVSLRTQIIQCRELTHGEAIGYHMSYKVKTRMRVATASFGYADGFPRILGNRGYVFIRGTRVAIVGFVSMDLMTIDVTELPTSWTLPGTLVDLICPEQTVEDLASAANMLSDELTTGIGPRCRRHYVQC